The following DNA comes from Halobacillus litoralis.
AGAAAATAAGATCAAAGGTTATAACCCCCCTTTTCCTTGGGATATTGTAATAATGGTACTTATTTTATTTGTTGCAATCTGGCTGTTAAACAGGTTGGTGTTCAAGAGTATTGTTATTCCTTTGGATATTCTTGTTGATGGAGTACGTGAAATTCGTGATGGAAACCTTAACTACCGTCTCCGATACAAAAGAAAAGATGAATTTTTAAATGTCTGTGAGGATTTTAATGAAATGGCTGGGCAGTTACAACGATTAATAGAAGCAAAAAAGAGAGATGATGCAAATAGGAGAGAATTAATTGCTGGAATTTCACATGATTTGCGTACACCACTTACATCCATTAAAGCATATGTGGAAGGTCTAGAAAAAGGTGTAGCTTCAAATCCCGAAATGAAAAAGGAATATTTAAGGACAATAACTAAAAAGACCGATGACTTAAATCATGTTGTCAATCAACTTTTTTTGTTCTCAAAATTGGATGCAGGTGATTTCCCTCTTTCAATAGAAACCCTTGACATAGGTAGGTTGTTAAAGGTCTATGAACAAAATGTCACAACAGAGTACAATGAGCGGGGGTTGGAAACAACCTTTTTAAATTTTGCGGAAAATGTTTTCGTGAAAGTTGACTCTGTTCAAATACGAAATGTTTTCACAAATATTATTGAGAATTCTTTAAAATACGGAAACCAAGAAAATAACTCACTCAAAATAGAATGCATTCCAAGGGGAGAAGAAGTAAAAATCACATTTCAAGATAATGGACCAGGTGTGCCCGAAGACAAGCTTGAAAATTTGTTTGATGCTTTTTATAGAACAGATGGAGCTAGACGGAACCCTGGTCAGGGGAGCGGACTGGGTCTCGCCATTTCAAATAAGATCATAGAGAGATTTGGAGGTACTATTTCTGCAAAAAGTCCTTCTAATAGTGGTTTGATCATAACCATTGCTCTCCCTATAGTTGGAGGTAAAAATGAAACGGATTCTTATAATTGAAGATGACTATGCAATAGCTGAAATAGAGAAGGATTTTCTTGTAATTAATGGTTATGAAGTAGTTATTGTAGAAGATGGAAAAAAGGGGCTGGAGAATGCGTTGTCAGGTAAATATGATTTAATACTGCTAGACCTAATGTTACCTAACATGGATGGAATCGAAATCATAAGGAGAATTAGAGATCAATTAAATATTCCAATATTAATGGTGACTGCT
Coding sequences within:
- a CDS encoding sensor histidine kinase, with protein sequence MTIKLRLFLSNALIIIILLIAFQFEELIEKDDLELIISDIEQREILDKSEAIAFAIYKDENILYDIGGFQENALFDIASDQESRHYFTMDNTALYSISSGDYRLYLSYEYGGEENKIKGYNPPFPWDIVIMVLILFVAIWLLNRLVFKSIVIPLDILVDGVREIRDGNLNYRLRYKRKDEFLNVCEDFNEMAGQLQRLIEAKKRDDANRRELIAGISHDLRTPLTSIKAYVEGLEKGVASNPEMKKEYLRTITKKTDDLNHVVNQLFLFSKLDAGDFPLSIETLDIGRLLKVYEQNVTTEYNERGLETTFLNFAENVFVKVDSVQIRNVFTNIIENSLKYGNQENNSLKIECIPRGEEVKITFQDNGPGVPEDKLENLFDAFYRTDGARRNPGQGSGLGLAISNKIIERFGGTISAKSPSNSGLIITIALPIVGGKNETDSYN